The following proteins are encoded in a genomic region of Candidatus Rokuibacteriota bacterium:
- the lptG gene encoding LPS export ABC transporter permease LptG produces MTRILDRYVLRELGGPFAIGVGVFTFFLVIDRIYQLTDLVITKNVPLQLVLSLLLFMLPAFLALTLPMALLVAVLLACGRLASDLEVTALNAAGVSPLRLLRPFLAAGVVVTLAIAWLTLVATPWSTGAFQRQLFKILQTRATTGIQERTFSASFGNLVIYVEELSASQVAFTGVLVSDERNPALSRIILAREGRLLTDEGQRRVTLRFIDGSINETDVADPRRFRYTAFSLYDMKLPLESLLSRVAEPEKPEKQLPVGQLIDTAATLDATAAAPYWVELHKRLALPVAALVFVVVGFALGIRSHRGGRAVALAASFGIVASYYILITSLEGMALNRRLPAGLAIWLPNALFLALGAGLLRLAALGIPSAWGERLWGLTARLPRGWPGWIGWPRWASRSARLRGPRASSYIIDRYLLRRYLLFLGIGCFVGAVLSLLVDILQSLDRFLRIKPPLSYIAQHFLYLVPRELYKGLPIIVLVATVFLFLSLTRQRELDGLKAAGVSLYRTSAPVLALALCISVGALIFQEAVLPGITSKAEEVDRVKIRGLRPRHLEQQGQIWYHLSDTRFIHIALLDPAQQSLDGLLVLNIDRNFRLLDRLDAGAAQWTGDGWRLRKGVLRRVDAADRVQSESFDQRMVDMPEDINDLTQLQKPADSMSFLELRAYVKRLRESGHPVRGYLVELYAKLSFPLVHVIMALVAIPFALVSPRNSGRAVGIGVAIVISVGYWVVHSIALSFGRADLLPAALAAWTANVVFLGLGSALFLKVRT; encoded by the coding sequence GTGACGCGAATCCTCGATCGCTACGTCCTCAGGGAGCTGGGCGGGCCCTTCGCCATCGGCGTGGGGGTGTTCACCTTCTTTCTGGTCATCGACCGGATCTACCAGCTGACCGATCTCGTGATCACCAAGAACGTCCCGCTCCAGCTCGTGCTGTCCCTGCTGCTCTTCATGCTGCCGGCGTTCCTGGCCCTGACGCTGCCCATGGCGCTGCTGGTCGCGGTGCTGCTGGCGTGCGGCCGGCTGGCGAGCGATCTGGAGGTAACCGCCCTCAACGCGGCGGGGGTGAGCCCGCTCCGGCTGCTGCGCCCCTTCCTGGCGGCGGGGGTGGTCGTGACGCTGGCCATCGCCTGGCTCACCCTGGTCGCCACGCCCTGGTCGACCGGGGCGTTCCAACGCCAGCTGTTCAAGATCCTGCAGACACGGGCCACGACCGGCATCCAGGAGCGCACCTTCTCCGCCAGCTTCGGCAACCTCGTCATCTACGTGGAGGAGCTGAGCGCCTCGCAGGTGGCGTTCACGGGAGTGCTGGTGTCGGACGAACGCAACCCGGCCCTGTCACGGATTATCCTGGCGCGGGAGGGGCGGCTGCTCACAGACGAGGGACAGCGGCGGGTCACACTCCGGTTCATCGACGGGTCCATCAATGAGACCGATGTCGCCGACCCGAGGCGCTTCCGGTACACCGCATTCAGCCTCTACGACATGAAGCTGCCGCTGGAGTCCTTGCTTTCGCGCGTGGCCGAGCCCGAGAAGCCCGAGAAACAGCTCCCGGTCGGGCAGTTGATCGACACGGCCGCCACGCTCGACGCCACGGCCGCGGCGCCGTACTGGGTCGAGCTGCACAAGCGCCTGGCGCTGCCGGTGGCCGCGCTGGTGTTCGTGGTCGTGGGCTTCGCGCTCGGCATCCGCTCCCACCGGGGCGGGCGGGCGGTGGCCCTCGCCGCGAGCTTCGGCATCGTCGCGTCGTACTACATCCTGATCACCTCCCTCGAGGGGATGGCGCTCAATCGCCGGCTGCCGGCCGGGCTGGCCATCTGGCTGCCCAACGCGCTGTTCCTGGCCCTGGGCGCCGGCCTGCTGCGGCTGGCGGCCCTCGGGATCCCCTCGGCCTGGGGGGAGCGTCTCTGGGGGCTTACCGCAAGGCTGCCTCGCGGCTGGCCCGGCTGGATCGGGTGGCCGAGGTGGGCCTCGCGCTCCGCCCGCCTCCGCGGCCCGCGGGCCTCCAGCTACATCATCGACCGGTACCTGCTGCGCCGGTACCTGCTGTTCCTCGGCATCGGCTGCTTCGTGGGCGCCGTCCTGAGCCTCCTCGTGGACATCCTCCAGAGCCTGGACCGGTTTCTCCGGATCAAGCCGCCACTCAGCTACATCGCCCAGCACTTCCTCTACCTGGTGCCCCGGGAGCTCTACAAGGGGCTCCCGATCATCGTGCTGGTCGCGACGGTCTTCCTGTTCCTGTCGCTGACGCGCCAGCGGGAGCTCGACGGGCTCAAGGCCGCGGGCGTGAGCCTCTACCGGACCAGCGCGCCCGTCCTGGCCCTGGCCCTGTGCATCAGCGTGGGGGCGTTGATCTTCCAGGAGGCGGTGCTGCCGGGCATCACCTCGAAGGCCGAGGAGGTGGATCGGGTCAAGATCCGGGGTCTGCGGCCCCGCCACCTCGAGCAGCAAGGTCAGATTTGGTACCACTTGTCGGACACTCGATTCATTCACATCGCGCTGCTCGATCCGGCTCAGCAATCTCTCGATGGCCTGCTCGTGCTGAACATCGACCGGAACTTTCGCCTCCTGGATCGGCTGGATGCCGGCGCTGCGCAGTGGACCGGCGACGGCTGGCGACTCAGGAAGGGGGTCCTGCGCCGCGTCGACGCCGCCGACCGGGTTCAGTCCGAGAGCTTCGATCAGCGGATGGTCGACATGCCCGAAGACATCAATGACCTCACCCAGCTCCAGAAGCCGGCGGACAGCATGAGCTTCCTCGAGCTGCGTGCCTACGTGAAGCGGCTCCGGGAGAGCGGCCATCCTGTGCGCGGATACCTTGTTGAACTCTACGCGAAGCTGTCCTTCCCGCTCGTCCACGTGATCATGGCGCTCGTGGCCATCCCGTTCGCCCTGGTCTCTCCGCGGAACAGCGGCCGGGCAGTCGGCATCGGCGTGGCGATCGTGATCTCCGTGGGGTACTGGGTGGTGCACTCGATCGCCCTGTCCTTCGGACGAGCGGATCTGCTGCCGGCGGCGCTGGCGGCCTGGACCGCTAACGTTGTCTTTCTCGGCCTGGGCAGCGCCCTCTTCCTCAAAGTCCGGACATAG